From a region of the Phaseolus vulgaris cultivar G19833 chromosome 6, P. vulgaris v2.0, whole genome shotgun sequence genome:
- the LOC137832331 gene encoding squamosa promoter-binding-like protein 7: protein MEPQQSLPPMDDSEDPSSIWDFSYLLDFNIDEDHTNNSLPISSPFNDAPEIPNDRVRKRDPRLTCSNFLAGHVPCACPELDAKLEDEGLPGKKRARTARASSSARCQVPGCEVDISELKGYHRRHRVCLRCANATTVILHGESKRYCQQCGKFHVLSDFDEGKRSCRRKLERHNTRRRRKPLVDSGCASVVELEAVTQNEESNYDPEAGKDCSNLSNEINAVVVLPDHEDEPVPILRSAPDAQNVNSDSVVSFPVSGETRVNSGNTSNSPSYCDNKSVYTSMCQTGRISFKLYDWNPAEFPRRLRHQIFQWLASMPVELEGYIRPGCTILTSFIAMPDIMWINLRKDSLEYVNKLVAPGKMLSGRGNALVHLNGTIFRVMKDGTSVTKVEVNLQAPRLHYVHPTCFEAGKPMEFVACGSNLLQPKFRLLVSFSGKYLKCEYCVPSPHNWTEENISCAFDNQLYKIYVPHTEESLFGPAFIEVENECGLSNFIPVLIADKEICSEMKTLQQKLDSSLLSKQFRSASGGSICSSCETFTLSHTSSDLLVDIAWLLKDTTSENFDRVMTASQIQRYCHLLDFLMCNESTVMLKKILPNLIILTESMKSNFLINRTSYVDTRQLLNHIHDAQIAIYQKHQKNGSIITLPEMESLKLEQGCSQDSKIATNSQGILSRADAKWGVLKNLTSNGRKERIPLLKREIIMNVEELPERYGRGCLGRGFLTPRPAIFVIVSIAVCLGVCVAVLHPGRVTELAVSVRRCLFNY from the exons ATGGAACCCCAACAATCGCTTCCTCCCATGGACGATTCTGAAGACCCTTCCTCCATTTGGGACTTCTCCTACCTCCTTGATTTCAACATCGACGAAGACCACACCAATAACTCTCTCCCTATCTCTTCTCCCTTCAACGACGCTCCCGAGATCCCTAACGACCGGGTCCGAAAGCGTGACCCCCGACTCACCTGCTCCAACTTTCTCGCGGGTCACGTCCCCTGCGCCTGCCCCGAACTCGACGCCAAGCTCGAGGACGAGGGTTTGCCTGGCAAGAAACGCGCGCGCACCGCGCGTGCATCCTCATCCGCCCGATGCCAGGTCCCTGGCTGCGAGGTCGATATCTCCGAACTCAAAGGCTATCACCGCCGACATAGAGTCTGCCTCCGCTGCGCCAATGCCACCACCGTCATCCTCCACGGCGAGTCCAAGAGATACTGCCAGCAGTGCGGGAA GTTTCATGTTTTGTCGGATTTCGACGAAGGGAAACGAAGTTGCAGAAGGAAGTTGGAGCGGCATAACACGCGAAGGCGGAGAAAGCCCCTGGTGGACTCCGGATGTGCTTCTGTCGTCGAACTTGAAGCTGTTACACAGAATGAGGAAAGCAATTATGATCCGGAAGCAGGAAAAG ATTGTTCAAATTTGAGTAATGAGATCAACGCCGTAGTAGTGTTGCCCGATCATGAAGATGAGCCTGTTCCGATTCTGAGATCAGCTCCTGATGCCCAGAATGTTAATAGTGATAGTGTTGTGTCTTTTCCTGTTTCGGGTGAAACTCGAGTGAATAGTGGGAACACTTCTAATTCGCCTTCTTATTGTGACAATAAGAGTGTCTACACGTCTATG TGCCAAACAGGTCGTATTTCGTTTAAGCTTTATGATTGGAATCCTGCAGAATTTCCTAGAAGGCTACGACACCAA ATATTCCAATGGTTGGCAAGCATGCCTGTAGAGTTGGAGGGTTATATCCGCCCTGGGTGCACGATTTTGACCAGTTTTATTGCAATGCCTGACATTATGTGGATAAAT TTACGGAAAGACTCTTTGGAATATGTGAACAAACTTGTTGCTCCTGGAAAGATGCTATCTGGAAGAGGGAATGCACTAGTTCATCTAAATGGCACAATCTTCCGTGTTATGAAAG ATGGAACTTCTGTGACGAAAGTCGAGGTAAACTTGCAGGCACCTAGACTTCATTATGTTCATCCTACATGCTTTGAGGCTGGCAAACCTATGGAGTTTGTTGCTTGTGGAAGTAACTTACTGCAGCCTAAATTTCG GCTGCTTGTATCATTTTCTGGAAAGTATCTGAAATGTGAGTATTGTGTACCGTCTCCACATAACTGGACCGAAGAAAATATTTCTTGTGCTTTTGACAATCAGTTATACAAGATATATGTCCCTCATACAGAGGAAAGTCTCTTTGGGCCTGCATTTATTGAG GTGGAGAATGAATGCGGTTTATCAAACTTTATTCCTGTACTCATTGCGGATAAAGAAATTTGTTCTGAAATGAAGACACTGCAGCAAAAATTAGATTCATCTCTCCTTTCTAAACAATTCCGGTCTGCATCTGGTGGTTCTATCTGCAGCTCGTGTGAAACATTTACACTTAGTCACACATCGTCAGACTTACTTGTAGATATAGCATGGTTGCTTAAGGACACCACTTCAGAAAATTTTGACAGAGTGATGACAGCTTCACAAATCCAAAGATATTGTCATTTGTTGGATTTTCTGATGTGCAATGAATCAACAGTCatgttgaaaaaaatattaccaAATTTGATAATCTTGACAGAAAGCATGAAATCCAATTTTTTGATTAATAGGACGAGTTATGTTGATACAAGGCAACTCCTGAATCACATACATGATGCTCAAATTGCCATATATCAGAAACATCAGAAAAATGGAAGTATAATTACGCTGCCTGAAATGGAAAGCCTTAAACTTGAACAAGGCTGCTCCCAAGATAGCAAGATCGCAACTAACAGTCAG GGAATCCTGTCAAGAGCAGATGCAAAGTGGGGAGTACTGAAAAATTTAACTTCTAATGGCAGAAAAGAAAGAATACCTCTCTTGAAGAGAGAGATTATAATGAATGTGGAAGAGTTGCCTGAAAGATATGGTCGTGGATGTTTAGGCAGAGGGTTCTTAACACCTCGACCAGCTATTTTTGTGATTGTTTCAATTGCTGTTTGTCTTGGAGTTTGTGTAGCCGTCCTTCATCCAGGAAGGGTTACTGAGTTAGCAGTATCCGTTAGAAGGTGTTTATTTAACTATTAG